A region of the Mycobacterium sp. NBC_00419 genome:
CGATCAGATCCCGTTCGGTTTCCAGGTCATAGCTGACGACGCTGTCCGTGGTGTCGGCGATGGTGTCGACGACAAGCGCGACGACGGCGTCCGGCTCCACGACGCACACTGCCGTCACGCGGGATTCGATCACCTGGCCGATGCCGCGGGCGAAGGCTTCGGTGGCCTCGGGCAGGCGGATGGGCACGACATTGTGGAATCCGGAGTCGGCCAGCGAATCCAGGAACATCGATGCCTCGACGGCGGCGTCATCGCTCCACGTCACACCGATCGACTGCAGCTGCTGCCCACCGGCGATCGCCTGCGTCCGCAACAGCGCTTCGGCCACGAACTCCGAGGTCGTGACGGGGCTGTATCCACCGCGGCGTACCTCGAACGCGTCATGGTTCTTGGTCGCACCATCGGCTCCGTCGCCTTCGACCAGGACCAGCCCGACGGTGGTCGGCGTCATCGACAGACCCAGGACGGTGTCCAAGAAGCACTCCTCTCGGGGCCAGCTGCGATACTTCGCGGAGAGCGTCGGCAACGCCATGGGCGGCAACGCGGTTATGTCGACCTCCGTGGAGCCTACCCGCCGCTGCGTATACCGGCGAACGAGCGCAATCGGGCCACGGAAAGGGCTCGATCGGGTCACGGGAATGCGCAGTTCGAATACCTGTACGGGTATACAGTCGCACTATGGAACACGGCCACTACCACCAGGTCCTCGACGATCTCCGCCCTGCGCATCGTGCGCTTCGGCAGATGATCCCCGACGTCTATCGCGCATTCAACGAGATGAGCGGTGCGGCGATGGCCGCCGGGGCGTTGGAGCCCAAGGTCAAGGAACTGATGGCGATGGTCATCGGCGTGGTGCACGGTTGCGACGGCTGCATCGCCTCTCACACCAAGGCCGCGGTCCGTGCCGGTGCGAGCAAGGAAGAGGCCGCCGAGGCGATCGGTGTGGCGATCCTGATGCACGGCGGCCCGGCCACGGTGTACGGAGCGCGGGCCTTCGAGGCGTTCAGCGAGTTCGCCGACGCGGAATCACCGACGTCGACCTGAGGAGATCAGACCTGTGCGGCGGCGTGCTCGTTGTGCGGCAGTGCCGCGACCATCGGGGTGTCGATACCGATCGGGCCCACGTCGCTCGCGCTTCCGGGGCTTCCGATCGCGGCTTGACGGCCGGGCAGGATCTCATTGAAGAAGGCCGCGTTGTCGGCGAGGAACTTCATCTCCTCCTCCGGCAGGTCGGAGTCGAAGTAGATGGCATCGACCTCGCAGAGGATCTTGCAGGCGCCGCACTCGACGCATTCCTCGGGGTTGATGTACATGGTCCGGTCGCCCTCGTAGATGCAGTCGACGGGGCATTCCTGCATGCATGCCTTGTGCTTGACGTCCACGCACGCACTGGTGATCACGTAGGTCATGGCTGGCAGCGTATCTGTGACTCTGCGTAGCAGACACGGATAGAAGTCCCGGCACGCCGGGGACCAAAGTCCCCAATTCCCCGGGACGGAAGTTGTTTCGCCAGCTCAGCGCGTCAACGCCGCAGGGCGGTGGTGATATCCACCCAGCCGGTGGTGTCTAGCCGGTGGTCGGTGACATTGCGGCACTCCCCGTAAATCTGCATGGTGCCGCGGGTGGAGTTGTCGTCGTTGCGGTAGTAGAGGACGGCGACACCGTCCCTGGTGAAGGCGTGACCGCCGGGATGGCGGTTGGGGGGCAGTGCCTCGGCGAAACCCCTGGCGCGCATCGCGGCGGCGATGGAGCGGAAGAACTTCGGCGTCGCCATCACCCCGGGCACATCGAAGTTCAGGTAGATCGCGCCCTGATAGGGCGGGTCGTCCTGACTCTGGCACGACATCAGGATGTAGGTCCCCGAAACCCCCTTCAGTCCGCCCGCGGCGACAATGTCCCTGGCCGGCTCGAGCACCTGCGCCTTCGACTGTTCGTCGGTCATCGGATGCGCGACGGGTTCGACGGCGGCGCCGCGCGTCTCCCGAAACTCATGCAGCGCAAGGTAACTCACGCCTAGCACCAGCGACAGCGACAGCGCCGCCGCGATCAACGCGATGACGGGCCGGGAGCGAAGGGGACTCGCTGCTGGCATCAGTTCAACGGCGTGCAGCTGAACGGATGCTGGTCGAAGAAGTGCACCGCGGGCATGCCGTCGACATAGGTGTATTCCACGTCGGCACCCCACGTTGTTCCCGGGACCACCCACGGCGGAACACCCGCCGGGTAGGCGACGGTGATGTCGCCGTAGAACAGCACATTCTCGGGGCAGCCCGGCTTGCCGGCCGGCGCCGGATTCCAGGCGTGCACGACGATCGGGTTCACCAGGTGCGGACCCTGCGCGCAGTTCGGCTGGCACAGCACGGCGTCGTCGGTACCGGTCCCCCGCGCCCCGTCGGCACCCCACGACGTCCACGTCATGTTCTGCATGACATTGGTCGAATCACAGCCGTAGACCACCCGCTCGGGCTTCTCCTGGATCGGCTGACTCGGGTCGTAGCAGCTGGGCAACATGTATTGGGTGACGTCGGCGGTCGCGGGTGCCGTCGCGGCGAACGCGATCACCGGCACCGCCGCCACCATTGCCACTGCGCGGATCATGCGGACCACCTCGCCCTCCTCAGCCACCATGGCAACGCGCGCATGCTAACACCGGGGACCAACGGCCCTAGAGCTTCTGCCATTCGGCCCGGGACCGAGCGCACTCGCACGGCATAGCGTCAGGTCGAACACCGAGTCACGGCATACGAGGGGGATGTGCCGGCGACGTGTTCGGTGGTTCACCCGAGGTGGGGGGCCAAGGGCCTGCTGCGACCACATCAGCCCTTGGCCAGGGTGAACTGGCAGATATCGGTGTAGCCGTCGCGGAACAGCTCGGCGCAGCCGGTCAGGTACTTCATGTACCGGTCGTAGACCTCGCGGGACTGCAGCGCCACAGCCTCTTCCTCGTTGGCCTGCAGGGCCGCCGACCAGATATCCAGCGTCTTGGCGTAGTGCAGTCGCAGTGGGTGAACGCGGTTGACCGTGAATCCGGCCCTGGTCGCGTGCTCGTCGACCACCGAGACGCTGGGCAGCCGGCCGCCCGGGAAGATCTCGTCCACGATGAACTTGAAGAACTTCAGGTGGCGCATGGTGATGGGCAGTCCGCGTTCCTTGATCTCCTCAGAACTCGGCTGAACGATGGTGTGCAACAACATGATTCCGTCATCAGGAAGCAGGCTGTGGGCGCGGTTGAAGAACGCGTTGTAGCGGTCGGTACCGAAGTGCTCGAAAGCGCCGATCGACACGATGCGGTCGACGGGCTCGCGGAACTGCTCCCAGCCTTCGAGCAGGACCTGCTTGGATCGGGTGCTCTCGGAGTCGTCGAAGAGCTGCTGGACATGCAGGGCCTGGTTCTTGCTGAGCGTCAGGCCCACGACGTTGACGTCGTAGGTTTCCAGCGCGCGCATCATCGTCGCACCCCAGCCGCAGCCCACGTCGAGCAGCGTCATGCCGGGCTGTAATCCCAGCTTGCCCAGCGCGAGGTCTATTTTGGCGATCTGCGCCTCTTCGAGCGTCATGTCCTCGCGCTCGAAAAAGGCACAGCTGTAGGTCTGGGTCCTGTCCAGGAATAGCCGATAGAAATCATCGGAGAGGTCGTAATGGTGCTGCACGTCGTCGAAGTGCGGCTCCATATGGGTGATACTTGCGGGCGATTTCGACAATGGTCTGTCCTGTTCTTGCGACTCGTACCGACCTACCCCCGCGAGACCGGCCGCACTCCCCTCGTGTCGTACCGCAGGAAGTTTACGTGACTAGTTCGCGACTCCCCACCCGAGCAAAGCACTTGTCAGTGTCTTGTCAGCTTTGTCCGCGACCGTCGATGTTGTTGTCGCGACCGTAAATTGGATTTCCGTCGTCATCGAGCCAATCGTTGACCGCGGTGCCGGTGATCGTGCCGTTCGACCCCGGCAGCACCGCGGTCGGACGCTCGTCGTACGCCTTCGCCATCTCCTTGGCTTTGGCCTTGGCCTCGTCGTTCGGTTCGGTCTTATTGGCCGGGACGTCGAGGTCAGGGGTCGCGTCGGGCGCCTGTCCGGATCCTTCCGAGGTGCTCACAATTCGCATCCGTTCTGCCGCTCTGGGTGCGCCGCGAAATGGCGCTGTAGTGGATTGCCCGAAAGTGTGACCGACAAAACAATGGCAAAACGCCCAGCAACGATCCGGGCCGCTTGCTGCCACGGGCGTCGTTTTTCAGGCAGAGTTGAGACATGGACGCACAGCAGCCACTTCGTCGCGGTCGCCGTATCCCGGCAATGTTGGCCGCGCTTGTTCTGGCGCCAGGGTTGCTCGCGGCCCCGGCCCACGCCACACCGGTCCCGTTGCCGCCGGTCGCGCCGCAGGCGCCGCTGGACCAGTCGGCAGTAATGGGCCAGGTCACCCCTGGTCTGGTCGACATCAACACCACCTTGGACTACCAGGGGGCCGTCGGCGCGGGCACCGGCATCGTGCTCGACCCCTACGGCGAGGTGCTCACCAACAACCACGTCATCGAAGGCGCCACCGAGATCACCGCCACCAGTCTGGCCAACGGACGGACCTACCCGGTCGACGTCATCGGCTACGACCGGGCCAACGACATCGCACTGGTGCGGATGCGCGGTGCCGGCGACTTACCGGTCGCCACACTGGGCACCTCCTCCTCGGTGGCGGTCGGCGACCCGATCGCGGCGATCGGAAATGCCGGCGGCGCGGGCGGGGCACCGAGTTTCGCACCCGGAACGGTCACCGAAATCGGGGCCTCGGTACGCGCCTCCGACGAATCAGGCGGAGGCTCAAGACAACTCAACGACCTGATCCGGGTCGCGGCCGATGTACGCCCCGGCGACTCCGGCGGACCGTTGGTCAACAGCGCCGGGCAGGTGGTCGGCGTCAACGTCGCGGCCACGCTGACCTACCGGATGGGCGGGGTGCGCGGCGGCGAGGGCTTCGCGATTCCGATCGACCGGGCACTGGGCGTGGCCAACCAGATCCGCAGCGGCGCACCGGCACCGGGAATCCACCTCGGCGACACCGCCTTCATCGGTGTCGGCATCGCCGACGCCAACGACGGTTCGGGTGCCGTGGTCCGTCAGGTGCTTCCCGACACTCCGGCCCGCCGCGCGGGACTGATGAGTGGGGACGTGATCACGGCGGTGGACGGCATCCCCGTCAACTCGGCGTCGAACCTGTCCGACGTCATGGACTCGCGTCATCCCGGTGACACCGTGACGCTGAGTTGGGTGGATCGCACCGGCGCCCCGCGCAGTGCGCCGATCGTGCTGGCCAGCGGACCGGTCGGCTGAGCAGGCTCAGGTGTGTAGTTCGGCGCGCATCTGCATGAACCGGATCAGCCCGGGGCGTCCGGTCACCGGTTCGTAGGCGCTCACCAGGTCCTCGACGAATTCGGCGCGCTGCCCTTCGGGTAGCAGGTCGGTCCAGGCCGTGGTTCCCACCGCGCACCATGCGGTGAACGCCTCGCGGGAGCCGAAGTCCCACTCTCGGTCGCGGACGGTCAGCGCGGTGACGCGTAGCCCGCAGCCGTTGGCAAGATCGGCGAACACCGCCGGGTCGAGGTGCCGAAACGGTGCGCTGAAACCGGTGAAATACCCCGACCAGCGCGGGTGTTCGGCGACTGCCATAGCGGTGGATTCGATACTCGGGCGCTCCCCTGCGCACACCATCTGGAGCACGCTTCGGCCGCCTGGGCGCAGCACGGCGGCGATCCCGGCCAGCGCCTCGTCGAGCTGGGGAACCCAGTGCAGCGCATTGAACGACACGGCGAGGTCGAAGCAGCGCCCGAACGGCAGCCGGCGGGCGTCGGCGCGGACGAATCGGGGCCATGAGGATCCCGTCGGATGGACGCGGTGTGCGGTGGCGACCATCCGGGGTGAGGCGTCGATGCCGACGACGAAGCCGGTCGGCGCGGCAGCGGCGATCTCACGGGTGAGAAATCCGTCGCCGCAGCCGATGTCGAGGACCCATTCGCTGCCGTCGAGGACGAGTTCGGCCAGCGTCTCCGAGGCCACCGAGCGTTGCAGTGCACTGACGCGCTCGTAGTCCGCACCGCTCCAGTCCGTCACCGACACAGTTAACGCCATCGTCAGCGCCGGGGGCAATGGCGTGCAAGATGTATGCCATGACTCGTCGACTCCTCGCCGCCGCGACGGTACTGGCCGCGCTGGCCGCCGCCGCACCCGCCGCTGCCGACCCCGGCGAACCGCTGTACGACCTGGTCGACGCGGCGGCCCAACGGCTGCAGACCGCAGATCCGGTGGCGGCCTCGAAATGGCTGAGCGGCGGGCCGATCACCGACCCGTCCAGGGTCGCGCAGGTCCTCGCCCAGGTGTCGTCGGAGGCTGGAACCGGCGGCGTCCCAAAGGATTACGTCACCACGGTGTTCACTGACCAGATCAACGCCACCGAGGCCATCCAGTACAGCCGCTTCGCCGGCTGGAAGTTCGACCCCGCGACGGCCCCATCGGCCGCGCCGGACCTGTCGGCGTCGCGTACGGCGATCGACACCCTCAACCACCGCATGGTCGATCAGATCGCGCTGCAGTGGCCGGTCCTGCATTCACCGCAATGCGCCACCGATCTGGCCGACGCCAAATCCGTCGTCACCGCAGCGCGAGGCTTCGACGACCTCTACCGCGTCGCGCTCGACGTGGCGACCCGTTCGTACTGCCCCGCCGGCTAACCGGCGGGGTGCGGATTCCCCAGATACGGGAAGACGTCCAGGGTGTCGGTGTGCGGTGACAACCCGGTGGGCGGGCAGTCCCCCTTGGTGAGGAACGCCAACCGGTAGTCGATGACGTCGTCGGTGAACACCCGGCCGTTGGGGTACTTGGCGGGCTTGGACGGGTCGAAGGTCAGCATGTCCGGCAGCGTGCCCTCGGCGTCGATGGCCGCGATGGCCTCGTCGCGGGTGTAGTCGCCGGTGTGTCCCATCAGGTGGATGAACTGCTCGATCCAGCGTTCCCGGTCGTGCACCGGCACGCTGGCGTTGTACTCCTCTTTGGTGTCGTCGGTGTTGAAGAAGCTGCTCACCGACGGATGACCGGCCCGGTCGACATGGATCAGTTCGCCGTCGCGTTGCAGGCTGCACCGGCCCCAGATGCGGATGTCGGGGTCGGCCCCCAGCTCGGCGGTCGGCAGCTCGATCGCGATGGAGAACACGTTGGCCTCGGTGTTGGAGTCCACGCCGGTCCACGGCGAGGTCCCGCCCAGATGCGGTGAGGTGAAGTTGCGCCCGCCGGTGGTGTCGAACAGGTTCTTGATTCCGTCGAAGTCGAAGAAGAAAGCGTCGCTGCGCGCCCCGGCGAAGAAGGTGAAGCTGCCGGACTGCACCACATTGGGCTCGTGTCCGAAGGACACCTCGACGGCCTCGAAGATCTTCTCCCCCACGGCCAGTGGGGATTCCGCCTCGTCGCCGACGGCCAGGAACACGTCGACGGTCTGCGTGCCGTCTTCGGGCACCGAGAAGACGAAACTGAACGCGATGTCATTGCGCAGGTCGCCGTTGTTGTCGATCGCCAGGCGGTAGATCGCATCGGGGTGCAGGGCGTCGGCGTTGGGGTTGGCGTTGAGGATCAACACCGTGCGGCTCGGATCGGCCGGGGAGACAAAGGCATACAGGTCGCACAAGTCCAGGCGCTGGTCTCCCAACGGCGGACCCAGGCTCAGGCCGGTGAAATGATTGGACATCGCAACTCCTTGGCGCTGTTATCGGTGTCAACCAAACCTACCGTGTTATCGGCGTCAGTTCTGGCGGGGCAACAGCTCCGCGACGAAACGGTCGATGAACTCTTCGGCGGGGGTGGCCCCGAACGGCCGGATCACGAACTTCGTCAGCCCCGCGGCGATCAGCCCGTCGAGTTGGCGATGCAGCGCAGGCCAGTCAGCAGCCAGCAGATCGGCGGGGTCGGCGTCGGGCCGGCGCGCGCGGACGGCCGCAATCACCTCGTCGGGCAGTTCGCCGTCGCCCACCGCCAGACTCAGGCCGAAGTGGTCGGCTTCGATCTCCCGTCCCGCCGCGGCGGCCTCGCGCTCGATGCTGCGCCGAGCGGCCAGTGCCTCGGCGGGGGTCAGGAAGCTGCCGAGCCAGCCGTCGGCGAAGCGACCGATCCGGCGAAACGCCGCGGGTGCGGATCCGCCCAGCCAGATGTCGACCGGTGCCTGGTGGCGGATGCCCAGGGTTGCGCCGGCGACGTCGAAGAAGCGGCCGGTGAAGGTGACCTCGTCGCCGGTCAGCAGCTTCCGGATGAGTTCGAGCGCCTCGTCGAACACCGCGGCCCGCTGGCCGTCGGGTACCGGGAACAGGCCACGTTCGGCCGCCGACGCGGGGCGCAGCCCGAATACCGGCAGCACGCGTTTGGGCCCCAGCGCGGCCAGCGAGGCCAGCTGTTTGGCGACCAGCACGGGGTTGCGGCCGGGCAATACGGCCACCGAGGTGCCGACCTTGAGCCGGGTGCTACGCCCGAGGGTGAAGCCCATCCCGGCGAACGGGTCGACGGCGGCGGTGTACACCAGCTCGGAGAACCACAGCGAGTCGACGCCGTCGGCTTCCAGCCGGTCGACCACGGCCGGCAGTTCGTCCACGGCGGTTCCGGTGCCCAGGCTTACGCCGAACCGGATCTTCACTGCCACACCTCGTCATCATCGGGTCATCCCACGTTAGCCGGTGCACGGCGGGCGACACAGGCGCGCGGTTCCCCGTTTTCCCGGCCCGGCGTGCTTACCCTAGAGATGTGACTGGTGTGACGGGTGGGACTTGTGCCTGAGGTGACCCGGCGCCAGTTCGTCGTCGGCCTGCTGGCATCGGCCGCCCTGGTCGGGGCCTCCCGCACCATCGGCATCTCAGGGAGCAGCTCGCAGGCCGCCGCACAGGCTCCGCCACCGCCGCCGCCCATCGGATCGAGCCGGGTGTTGCCGCCGCCGTCGATCGCCAACCGCGTGCCATTGCCCGGCGGTGGCGAACTGGCCAAGCTGCCCGGCGACGGTGATCTGCTGGCGCTCACCGTCGACGACGGGGTCAACAGCGAGGTGGTCCGGGCCTACACCCAGCTCGCCAAGGACACCGGTATCCGGCTCACCTTCTTCGTCAACGGGGTCTACGACTCGTGGCGCGACAACGCCGAAATGCTGCGGCCCCTGGTCGATTCCGGCCAGATTCAGCTCGGCAACCACACCTGGTCACACCCCGACCTGACCACACTGAACGCCAACGACATCACCGACCAGTTGCGGCGCAACGACCGATTCCTGCGTAACACCTACGGCGCCGACGCCACCCCGTACTTCCGGCCGCCGTACGGAAATCACAACGACCTCGTCGACGGCATCGCCGCCGACCAGGGCTACCGGGTGCCGACGATGTGGTCGGGCTCGCTGGCCGACTCGGTCCCGGTGACCGAGGACTACATCGTGACGATGGCCGACCAGTACTTCATCCAGCAGAACATCGTCATCGGGCACCTCAACCATCTGCCCGTCACGCACGTCTATCCAGCGCTGGTGGACATCATCCGGTCCCGCAATCTGCGCACCGTGACTCTTAACGACGTATTCCTGAAGCCGGAAATCCCCTACGTCACCTCGTCCTAGCCGGGGTGGGCGCGTGCCAATCGGTCGATTCGTGCCAGCGCGACCGCACACACCGCCAGATACGGCGTCGCCCACCAGGGTGCCTCGAACCGCAGCCGGCACCCGTCGCCTTCTTCGACGACGTCATGGGTCGTGGCTTCTAGTCCGGACACCGCCCAGGACCAGTGCCTACCGGACTCGAATTCCGTTACCCTGAAGGGTAATTCGACGCCAACCGCGGTCCTGACCCGCCCGGTGGATCCAGCGTGCAACTGCCGTTGCCCGTCGTCGAGGGTGGCGCCGCTGACCGACGGCCCCCACTGCGGCCAGTAGTCGGTGTCGATGAGGATCTGCCACACCACGGGTGCGGGAGCGGCGACGTAGCGGTCGACGCCGACTCGGTGCCGTAACCCGATGCCCACCTGACCGACGCTACGCCCAGGGGTGGGTGCGCCTAGGATCACCCAATGGATGGCTCCGTCACAGTGCACATGGCCGCTCCGGCCGACACGATCTGGAATCTGATCTCCGATGTCCGCAACACCGGACGGTTCTCTCCGGAGGTGTTCGAAGCCGAGTGGCTCGACGGTGCCACCGGCCCGGCACTGGGCGCGAAGTTCCGTGGCCACGTCCGCCGCAACGAGATCGGCCCGGTGTACTGGACCACCTGCCGGGTCACCGCATGCGAACCCGGCCGCGAATTCGGCTTCGCCGTGCTGGCCGGCGACCGCGCCGTCAACAACTGGCACTACCGCCTGGAACCCAGCGGTGACGGCACTGACGTCACCGAGTCGTTCCGGCTCGAGGCCTCGCCGGTGTTGCGGGTGTTCTGGGTGTTCGCCGGATACCTGCGCGGGCGGCGCAACGAGCGCGACATGCGCAAGACGCTGGAGCGGATCAAGAAGGTTGTCGAGGAAAGCTAGTTCGCGCCAGCCGCGGGTTTGGTAGAACCCCTTCATGGGTCAGTGGTCGCGTAATGAGTTGGAGTCGGCTTTCGCCGCGCACAAGCAGGTTGTCGTGGGAATCGGCGAGACGTGGAACTGGGC
Encoded here:
- a CDS encoding polysaccharide deacetylase family protein, which gives rise to MTRRQFVVGLLASAALVGASRTIGISGSSSQAAAQAPPPPPPIGSSRVLPPPSIANRVPLPGGGELAKLPGDGDLLALTVDDGVNSEVVRAYTQLAKDTGIRLTFFVNGVYDSWRDNAEMLRPLVDSGQIQLGNHTWSHPDLTTLNANDITDQLRRNDRFLRNTYGADATPYFRPPYGNHNDLVDGIAADQGYRVPTMWSGSLADSVPVTEDYIVTMADQYFIQQNIVIGHLNHLPVTHVYPALVDIIRSRNLRTVTLNDVFLKPEIPYVTSS
- a CDS encoding carboxymuconolactone decarboxylase family protein, translated to MEHGHYHQVLDDLRPAHRALRQMIPDVYRAFNEMSGAAMAAGALEPKVKELMAMVIGVVHGCDGCIASHTKAAVRAGASKEEAAEAIGVAILMHGGPATVYGARAFEAFSEFADAESPTST
- a CDS encoding SRPBCC family protein, coding for MGIGLRHRVGVDRYVAAPAPVVWQILIDTDYWPQWGPSVSGATLDDGQRQLHAGSTGRVRTAVGVELPFRVTEFESGRHWSWAVSGLEATTHDVVEEGDGCRLRFEAPWWATPYLAVCAVALARIDRLARAHPG
- a CDS encoding TIGR03854 family LLM class F420-dependent oxidoreductase; protein product: MKIRFGVSLGTGTAVDELPAVVDRLEADGVDSLWFSELVYTAAVDPFAGMGFTLGRSTRLKVGTSVAVLPGRNPVLVAKQLASLAALGPKRVLPVFGLRPASAAERGLFPVPDGQRAAVFDEALELIRKLLTGDEVTFTGRFFDVAGATLGIRHQAPVDIWLGGSAPAAFRRIGRFADGWLGSFLTPAEALAARRSIEREAAAAGREIEADHFGLSLAVGDGELPDEVIAAVRARRPDADPADLLAADWPALHRQLDGLIAAGLTKFVIRPFGATPAEEFIDRFVAELLPRQN
- a CDS encoding S1C family serine protease, encoding MDAQQPLRRGRRIPAMLAALVLAPGLLAAPAHATPVPLPPVAPQAPLDQSAVMGQVTPGLVDINTTLDYQGAVGAGTGIVLDPYGEVLTNNHVIEGATEITATSLANGRTYPVDVIGYDRANDIALVRMRGAGDLPVATLGTSSSVAVGDPIAAIGNAGGAGGAPSFAPGTVTEIGASVRASDESGGGSRQLNDLIRVAADVRPGDSGGPLVNSAGQVVGVNVAATLTYRMGGVRGGEGFAIPIDRALGVANQIRSGAPAPGIHLGDTAFIGVGIADANDGSGAVVRQVLPDTPARRAGLMSGDVITAVDGIPVNSASNLSDVMDSRHPGDTVTLSWVDRTGAPRSAPIVLASGPVG
- a CDS encoding cyclopropane mycolic acid synthase family methyltransferase; protein product: MEPHFDDVQHHYDLSDDFYRLFLDRTQTYSCAFFEREDMTLEEAQIAKIDLALGKLGLQPGMTLLDVGCGWGATMMRALETYDVNVVGLTLSKNQALHVQQLFDDSESTRSKQVLLEGWEQFREPVDRIVSIGAFEHFGTDRYNAFFNRAHSLLPDDGIMLLHTIVQPSSEEIKERGLPITMRHLKFFKFIVDEIFPGGRLPSVSVVDEHATRAGFTVNRVHPLRLHYAKTLDIWSAALQANEEEAVALQSREVYDRYMKYLTGCAELFRDGYTDICQFTLAKG
- a CDS encoding DUF4331 family protein; translated protein: MSNHFTGLSLGPPLGDQRLDLCDLYAFVSPADPSRTVLILNANPNADALHPDAIYRLAIDNNGDLRNDIAFSFVFSVPEDGTQTVDVFLAVGDEAESPLAVGEKIFEAVEVSFGHEPNVVQSGSFTFFAGARSDAFFFDFDGIKNLFDTTGGRNFTSPHLGGTSPWTGVDSNTEANVFSIAIELPTAELGADPDIRIWGRCSLQRDGELIHVDRAGHPSVSSFFNTDDTKEEYNASVPVHDRERWIEQFIHLMGHTGDYTRDEAIAAIDAEGTLPDMLTFDPSKPAKYPNGRVFTDDVIDYRLAFLTKGDCPPTGLSPHTDTLDVFPYLGNPHPAG
- a CDS encoding SRPBCC family protein, with amino-acid sequence MDGSVTVHMAAPADTIWNLISDVRNTGRFSPEVFEAEWLDGATGPALGAKFRGHVRRNEIGPVYWTTCRVTACEPGREFGFAVLAGDRAVNNWHYRLEPSGDGTDVTESFRLEASPVLRVFWVFAGYLRGRRNERDMRKTLERIKKVVEES
- a CDS encoding methyltransferase domain-containing protein, with amino-acid sequence MTDWSGADYERVSALQRSVASETLAELVLDGSEWVLDIGCGDGFLTREIAAAAPTGFVVGIDASPRMVATAHRVHPTGSSWPRFVRADARRLPFGRCFDLAVSFNALHWVPQLDEALAGIAAVLRPGGRSVLQMVCAGERPSIESTAMAVAEHPRWSGYFTGFSAPFRHLDPAVFADLANGCGLRVTALTVRDREWDFGSREAFTAWCAVGTTAWTDLLPEGQRAEFVEDLVSAYEPVTGRPGLIRFMQMRAELHT
- a CDS encoding chorismate mutase, encoding MTRRLLAAATVLAALAAAAPAAADPGEPLYDLVDAAAQRLQTADPVAASKWLSGGPITDPSRVAQVLAQVSSEAGTGGVPKDYVTTVFTDQINATEAIQYSRFAGWKFDPATAPSAAPDLSASRTAIDTLNHRMVDQIALQWPVLHSPQCATDLADAKSVVTAARGFDDLYRVALDVATRSYCPAG
- the fdxA gene encoding ferredoxin gives rise to the protein MTYVITSACVDVKHKACMQECPVDCIYEGDRTMYINPEECVECGACKILCEVDAIYFDSDLPEEEMKFLADNAAFFNEILPGRQAAIGSPGSASDVGPIGIDTPMVAALPHNEHAAAQV